The window TGTCCGTGTATCATGTGCACTCTATCGTGCCCTTGGTCTCAAGTTTGATTGGTGCCGGCGGCTGGAATCTCTTCCTCCCCTTCAGGAATGGCAAGGCCGGACTGAGTTAAAGAGCTTCAAGGCCAGGAAAGATGTAAAGGCGGGATCCCTGGTGCTCTCAACCGACAGAATGATGGCTCATTTTCAGAGCTACTTTAATGCGGAAGAGCGCAATCTTAGAGATCTCCTTGCCCACAAGGAAGAGTATTCTCTTGAGGTCGCATTGTCGCAGATCTTCTCGCCGAAACAAAAAGAGCTTTTCCTTAAGAAACTGAAGGGCGATAAATTGTCAAAGACAGAGATGGAGTATTATTCGCGCCGGGTGAAGAAGAAGGCCCTTGCCCTTGCAAACGAAGAGTTGCATAAATTGGCCAGAAGCTTGTAAATCCTGAGTTTGATCATGGATACAGATTATCTGACAGAGATGGCCTATAACTGCATTCGCCTGGCAAATGAAGCCTCCGATGTATTGAAATCGGAACTCGGCGCCATGTGCAGCAGGTTTAAGACTGAAGATGCGTATCTGAAAGGGATTCTGAGATATGTGAAGGAGATCGAAAGAGATCCGGAGGACTATCTGGACTGTTGGAATCTACTGGACGATATCGACCTCGGGATTTTCGCGCAGAGAGTAAAGATACTGCGAGAATATATTGATACTACCATAGCCACGCCAATCAAGGATCGCGGGAAACCGGCGTTCCCTTGAGATCATGTGTCGGGACGCGAGAGGATACTCAAAACATCAGGGTCATCTCTACACTAACAAGTTAGTTGTAAATCTGTTTCACCCGTTTCGCCAATTTTCGGTCTTTCAACATCTGCTTCTGAAGACGCATATGATTATTCGTCACCGGAGCTCCGCCAATCCCACTCAATTCAGCTCCCAATTTCTCGAGAGGCCTATAGCTCATAGGCCATGCCCTGAATTGATGACCCTGATGTGACTTCCATAAACCCATTTCCGATGAGCAGATGTAAAAGCTTCAGGGCCAGACCATGATTATTGACTAAGTACACCTTGTCATAAATACGGTTACGCGATGCAACCCGTGCGCAACACGTTGCACCATGTCATTGCGAGGAGTCCCGCTTGGGGGGACGATGAAGCAATCCGCTCCAAAGGTTTATAGAGATGAGATTGCCGCGCCCCACTTCGTGGGGCTCGCAATGACATGATAGGGCTGATAGCGATTGTTGTCGCACAGTTGAAATACGTCACCTAACTTTATGACCCCGAGCACTAAGGGTCCTATTGCCACATGGCAAGATCGCCGAGGATTGAATATCCGGCACGGTATCCTGGCCCGAGTCGCGGGAGAGAGCGTGATGAGATATCCAGATACGGCAAGGGCAGGCAGCGGTTTCTCGAGGAAGAATTATCAGAGCGCAAACATAAAATGGAAACCCGAGGAATCCTGTTGGCCTTGCCTGCGCCTGGTACTATAATTGATCCAAGAGAACCGAGGGGACATGTGAGGGCAGGCGGGATAGGCAAGGATAAGCCGCACTCTTACGTAATGGGACAGTTATGGGGTGGGAGATACACCCTCAGCCCTGCCCTTCCTTCGGCAGGCTCAGGACAGGCTCCCCTTTGGAGGGGGAGGGGATATGATCCTAGACCCCGCCGAAACTGATCCATCGCACTCTTGCGCGCATTTGGCAAAGACAGAGGGCACATGGAAGAGTTTCCCCGCAGAGATCGGGGGATTGTAAAGGGAGGCTGATTCTCATGGAAAACAGGGAGATTGCCGATATCTTCGAGGAGATTGCGGATATCCTCGATATCCGGGGTGAGAACCCGTTCCGGATACGGTCGTACAGGAACGCCGCGCGTGCGATCGGGGATATGTCCGAGAGCGTTGCCGCGATGGTGCGTGAGGGGAAAGATATCGAGACTATCCCCGGGATCGGGAAATCCATCGATGAGAAGATAAGGGAGATTGTCACTACAGGAAAGCTCAAATTCCTCAACGAGTTGCGCGCGAGCCTTCCGAAGGGGCTCACGGAGCTTCTCCGGATCGAGGGGCTCGGTCCCAAAAAGGTGAAACTGTTCTATGAAAAAATGAAGATTGATTCCGTCGACAAGCTCGAGGCGGCCGCGAAGGGAGGCACGCTGCGCGAGCTTGAGGGGATGGGGGACAAGAGCGAAGAAAATCTATTGAAGGCGATTGCGCGCTACCGGGCGGGGCAGGGGCGGTTCAAACTCTCCGTAGGTCTGGAGTACGCGGAGTCTATCGCCCGCTACCTCAAGAAGTCCAAGGGTGTGAAGGCGATCGAAGCGGCGGGAAGCGTCAGGCGGAGGAGGGAGACAGTGGGGGATCTGGATATCCTGGCGATCTGCGCCCCCGGCTCGGATATTATGGATCGATTCATCAAATATGACGGCATCGAGCAGGTCACTGCGAAGGGGACGACGAAGTCGAGCGCCCGCCTCTCCTGCGGCCTCCAGGTGGATGTGCGGATGCTCCCCGTGGAGAGTTTCGGGGCTGCACTCCTGTACTTTACCGGTTCAAAAGAGCACAACATCGCGATCCGGACACGCGCAGTGGAGCGGAAATTGAAGGTGAGCGAGTACGGCGTGTTCCGGGGAGAGAAGCGCATCGCCGGCAAATCGGAAGAAGATGCGTACAAGGCATTGGGGCTACCGTTTATTCCCCCTGAGATCCGTGAAAACCACGGTGAGATCGAGGCGGCGGAGAAGGGGATGCTCCCCAGTCTCATTGAGCTCAGAGACATACGGGGTGATCTTCAGATGCACACCACCGCAACGGACGGCAAGGCGTCGATCCTCGACATGGCACAGAAGGCAAAGGATCTCGGTTATGAGTATATCGCCATTACAGATCATTCGAAGGCGGTGAAGGTTGCG of the Candidatus Auribacterota bacterium genome contains:
- the polX gene encoding DNA polymerase/3'-5' exonuclease PolX is translated as MENREIADIFEEIADILDIRGENPFRIRSYRNAARAIGDMSESVAAMVREGKDIETIPGIGKSIDEKIREIVTTGKLKFLNELRASLPKGLTELLRIEGLGPKKVKLFYEKMKIDSVDKLEAAAKGGTLRELEGMGDKSEENLLKAIARYRAGQGRFKLSVGLEYAESIARYLKKSKGVKAIEAAGSVRRRRETVGDLDILAICAPGSDIMDRFIKYDGIEQVTAKGTTKSSARLSCGLQVDVRMLPVESFGAALLYFTGSKEHNIAIRTRAVERKLKVSEYGVFRGEKRIAGKSEEDAYKALGLPFIPPEIRENHGEIEAAEKGMLPSLIELRDIRGDLQMHTTATDGKASILDMAQKAKDLGYEYIAITDHSKAVKVAGGLDEKELARHLKAIEKAQDQIKGLRILKGIEVDILPDGTLDLDDAILKECDILIGAVHYRFNLPEDEMTRRIIKGISNPCVNIFGHPTGRLILERPGYAVNIEELVKAAKDLGVALEINAHPDRLDLRDIHARLAKENGAKLVISTDSHSTQQLELMRYGIFTARRGWVEAKDVINTYPLEKMLKMLRK